A part of Muntiacus reevesi chromosome 12, mMunRee1.1, whole genome shotgun sequence genomic DNA contains:
- the PTP4A3 gene encoding protein tyrosine phosphatase type IVA 3 isoform X2, with the protein MARMNRPAPVEVSYKNMRFLITHNPTNATLSSFIEDLKKYGATTVVRVCEVTYDKAPLEKDGITVVDWPFDDGAPPPGKVVEDWLSLLKNKFCDDPGSCVAVHCVAGLGRAPVLVALALIESGMKYEDAIQFIRQKRRGAINSKQLTYLEKYRPKQRLRFKDPHVHKTKCCIM; encoded by the exons ATGGCACGGATGAACCGGCCGGCCCCCGTGGAGGTCAGCTACAAGAACATGCGCTTCCTCATTACGCACAACCCCACCAACGCCACCCTCAGCAGCTTCATCGAG gACCTGAAGAAGTACGGGGCCACCACTGTGGTGCGTGTGTGTGAGGTGACCTACGACAAGGCCCCGCTGGAGAAGGACGGCATCACGGTTGTG GACTGGCCGTTTGATGATGGGGCGCCCCCACCCGGCAAAGTGGTGGAGGACTGGCTGAGCCTGCTGAAGAACAAGTTCTGTGATGACCCCGGCAGCTGCGTGGCTGTGCATTGTGTGGCTGGCCTGGGGCG GGCTCCAGTCCTCGTGGCGCTGGCCCTCATCGAGAGTGGGATGAAGTACGAGGACGCCATCCAGTTCATCCGACA GAAGCGGCGCGGTGCCATCAACAGCAAACAGCTCACCTACCTGGAAAAGTACCGGCCGAAGCAGAGACTGCGGTTCAAGGACCCCCACGTGCACAAGACCAAGTGCTGCATCATGTAG
- the PTP4A3 gene encoding protein tyrosine phosphatase type IVA 3 isoform X1: MARMNRPAPVEVSYKNMRFLITHNPTNATLSSFIEDLKKYGATTVVRVCEVTYDKAPLEKDGITVVGSSPRGAGPHREWDEVRGRHPVHPTEAARCHQQQTAHLPGKVPAEAETAVQGPPRAQDQVLHHVAQDLGAWPRAQQGSCHGASLCPLLPSPWAHPPPAVQPAPRTLRGCFLSLPTPAGVCVRVCVHTCACARTAIWPSVPSVSMPACLSVCLCV, encoded by the exons ATGGCACGGATGAACCGGCCGGCCCCCGTGGAGGTCAGCTACAAGAACATGCGCTTCCTCATTACGCACAACCCCACCAACGCCACCCTCAGCAGCTTCATCGAG gACCTGAAGAAGTACGGGGCCACCACTGTGGTGCGTGTGTGTGAGGTGACCTACGACAAGGCCCCGCTGGAGAAGGACGGCATCACGGTTGTG GGCTCCAGTCCTCGTGGCGCTGGCCCTCATCGAGAGTGGGATGAAGTACGAGGACGCCATCCAGTTCATCCGACA GAAGCGGCGCGGTGCCATCAACAGCAAACAGCTCACCTACCTGGAAAAGTACCGGCCGAAGCAGAGACTGCGGTTCAAGGACCCCCACGTGCACAAGACCAAGTGCTGCATCATGTAGCTCAGGACTTGGGTGCCTGGCCGCGGGCTCAGCAGGGCTCCTGCCACGGGGCCTCCCTCTGCCCTTTGCTCCCATCCCCCTGGGCACACCCACCACCAGCCGTCCAGCCCGCCCCCCGCACCCTTCGCGGGTGTTTTCTGTCTCTGCCCACaccagcaggtgtgtgtgtgcgtgtgtgcgtgcacacgtgtgcatgtgCGCGCACTGCCATCTGGCCCAGCGTTCCTTCTGTCTCCATGCCcgcgtgtctgtctgtctgtctctgtgtctga